One window from the genome of Magnetococcales bacterium encodes:
- a CDS encoding transcriptional repressor, which translates to MKSPEQTQGHRMDWLRQQLRRNGHKATHQRLEVFREVSCSDIHPDAEMVYLGVRQRLPTISRNTVYQTLQFLVEQNYIAPFGVHRASNRYDRNTRPHHHLVCLRCGKVSDCEPPETAAVTPPPGFEEWGRIDSIHLELQGICADCLCGPE; encoded by the coding sequence ATGAAAAGTCCCGAGCAAACCCAGGGCCATCGCATGGACTGGCTGCGCCAGCAGTTGCGGCGCAATGGCCACAAGGCCACCCATCAGCGGCTGGAAGTCTTCCGGGAGGTCAGTTGCAGCGATATCCATCCGGATGCCGAAATGGTCTATCTGGGAGTACGGCAACGCCTGCCGACCATCTCCCGCAACACCGTTTATCAAACGCTGCAGTTTTTGGTGGAGCAAAACTACATCGCGCCGTTCGGGGTGCATCGGGCCAGCAATCGTTACGATCGCAACACCCGGCCCCATCACCATCTGGTTTGTCTGCGGTGTGGCAAGGTGAGTGACTGCGAACCACCCGAAACCGCCGCCGTCACCCCTCCCCCCGGTTTCGAGGAGTGGGGGCGCATCGATTCCATCCATTTGGAATTACAAGGCATTTGTGCCGATTGTCTCTGCGGACCGGAATAG
- a CDS encoding catalase yields the protein MSKNPLLANNGHPVADNQNTLTAGRRGPALLQDWWLIEKLAHFARERIPERVVHAKGSGAFGVLRITRDITRYSKAKVFAEIGKETPAFLRFSTVAGERGAADAERDVRGFALKFYTEEGNWDLVGNNTPVFFLRDPLKFPDFIHSQKRDPRTHLRSNIAAWDFWTRHPESLHQVTILMSDRGLPQNYRQMHGFGSHTYSFINEVNERFWVKFHFKSMQGIATWTDEEASQVVANDRESAQRDLYQAIERGDFPRWRFCVQIMPEQEAESYRINPFDLTKVWPHADYPLMEVGILELNKNPENYFADVEQAAFTPANLVPGIAASPDKMLQGRLFSYGDAHRYRLGVNHHQIPVNAPRCPFARFFHRDGAARVDGNQGGLVNYQPNRFGEYEENPSVAEPPLALDGVADRYNHREDEDYYSQAGALFRLMSPDQRQQLCGNIARHILGVPADIVAKALDHFRKADPDYAAGVEAAVNTL from the coding sequence ATGAGCAAAAACCCCCTTTTGGCCAACAACGGCCACCCTGTCGCCGACAACCAGAACACCCTCACCGCCGGACGACGCGGACCGGCGCTGTTGCAGGACTGGTGGCTGATCGAAAAGCTGGCCCATTTCGCCCGGGAGCGCATTCCGGAGCGGGTGGTGCATGCCAAGGGCTCGGGAGCCTTCGGTGTACTGCGCATCACCCGGGACATCACCCGTTACAGCAAGGCCAAGGTCTTCGCCGAGATCGGCAAGGAGACTCCCGCCTTTCTGCGGTTTTCCACGGTGGCCGGGGAACGGGGCGCAGCGGATGCGGAGCGGGACGTGCGGGGTTTCGCCCTCAAGTTCTACACCGAGGAGGGCAACTGGGATCTGGTAGGCAACAACACGCCGGTCTTCTTTCTGCGGGATCCGCTGAAGTTCCCGGACTTCATTCACAGCCAAAAGCGCGATCCCCGCACCCATTTGCGTTCCAACATCGCCGCCTGGGACTTCTGGACCCGTCATCCCGAATCGTTGCATCAGGTGACCATCCTCATGTCCGACCGGGGCCTTCCGCAAAACTATCGCCAGATGCACGGCTTCGGCAGCCACACCTACAGCTTCATCAATGAGGTCAACGAGCGATTCTGGGTGAAGTTCCACTTCAAGTCGATGCAGGGCATCGCCACCTGGACCGATGAAGAGGCGTCCCAGGTGGTGGCCAATGATCGGGAATCGGCGCAACGGGATCTTTATCAGGCCATCGAACGGGGGGATTTCCCCCGGTGGCGTTTTTGTGTGCAGATCATGCCGGAACAGGAGGCGGAGAGCTATCGCATCAATCCCTTCGATCTCACCAAGGTCTGGCCCCATGCCGACTATCCGCTGATGGAGGTAGGGATTCTGGAGTTGAACAAAAACCCCGAAAACTACTTTGCCGATGTGGAACAGGCGGCCTTCACCCCGGCCAATCTGGTTCCCGGCATCGCGGCTTCTCCGGACAAGATGCTTCAGGGTCGCCTCTTTTCTTACGGGGACGCTCACCGTTACCGGCTGGGGGTCAACCATCACCAGATTCCGGTCAATGCGCCACGGTGTCCTTTCGCCCGTTTCTTCCATCGGGACGGCGCGGCGCGGGTGGATGGCAATCAGGGCGGTTTGGTGAACTATCAGCCCAACCGGTTCGGGGAATATGAGGAGAATCCGTCCGTCGCCGAACCGCCGCTGGCCCTTGACGGTGTTGCCGACCGCTACAACCATCGGGAGGATGAAGACTATTACAGCCAGGCGGGGGCGTTGTTCCGTCTGATGAGCCCCGATCAGCGGCAGCAGCTTTGCGGCAACATCGCGCGTCACATTCT